Proteins found in one Triticum urartu cultivar G1812 chromosome 4, Tu2.1, whole genome shotgun sequence genomic segment:
- the LOC125550595 gene encoding dihydrolipoyllysine-residue succinyltransferase component of 2-oxoglutarate dehydrogenase complex 1, mitochondrial-like produces MASRLASRLLLRRPAAVLSLLQSSRHARHFSTQLLEGAPRLPKPTCERYFLRNASPYQIWSRSFASENGDLVEAVVPFMGESVTDGTLANFLKKPGDRVEADEAIAQIETDKVTIDVSSPEAGVIEKFIASEGDTVTPGTKIAVISKSAAPSEAHVAPSEETSQKETPPPPPPEKPKVEAKSPKVESVKPQASKLASPSEPQLPPKERERRVSMPRLRKRIANRLKDSQNTFALLTTFNEVDMTNLMKLRTDYKDEFVKKHGVKLGLMSCFVKAAVSALQNQPIVNAVIDGDDIIYRDYIDVSVAVGTSKGLVVPVIRDTEGMNFADIEKGINSLAKKATEGALSIDEMAGGTFTISNGGVYGSLISTPIINPPQSAILGMHSIVQRPVVVDGSILARPMMYLALTYDHRLIDGREAVLFLRRIKDVVEDPRRLLLDI; encoded by the exons ATGGCGTCCCGTCTCGCgtcccgcctcctcctccgccgccccgccgcc GTATTAAGTTTGCTCCAGAGTTCTAGACATGCTAGACATTTCAGCACTCAGTTACTTGAAG GTGCTCCGAGACTTCCAAAGCCAACATG TGAACGCTATTTCCTTCGAAATGCTTCTCCTTACCAAATTTGGAGTAGATCATTTGCTTCAGAGAATG GTGACTTGGTTGAAGCTGTTGTGCCCTTCATGGGTGAATCTGTAACTGATGGAACCCTTGCCAATTTCTTAAAGA AACCTGGTGATAGAGTTGAAGCTGATGAGGCGATAGCTCAGATTGAAACTGATAAG GTTACAATAGATGTTTCCAGTCCAGAAGCTGGGGTAATTGAAAAG TTCATTGCCAGTGAAGGTGACACTGTTACTCCAGGTACCAAAATTGCCGTGATATCTAAGTCTGCTGCTCCAAGTGAGGCCCATGTTGCACCATCTGAAGAGACCTCCCAGAAGGAGAcccctcctccacctcctccagagaaACCTAAGGTTGAGGCAAAATCACCAAAAGTAGAATCTGTCAAACCACAGGCGTCAAAACTAGCCTCCCCCTCAGAACCTCAGCTCCCTCCAAAGGAAAGAGAGAGACGG GTGTCAATGCCAAGGCTCAGGAAGCGTATAGCAAATCGTTTGAAGGATTCTCAGAACACTTTTGCACTACTGACTACATTCAACGAAGTTGACAT GACCAATTTGATGAAACTGCGGACTGACTACAAAGATGAGTTTGTTAAGAAGCATGGTGTCAAATTGGGCCTGATGTCCTGCTTTGTTAAG GCTGCTGTTTCTGCGCTTCAAAATCAGCCAATTGTCAATGCTGTTATTGATGGTGATGACATCATCTACAGAGACTACATTGACGTTAGTGTTGCTGTTGGCACTTCCAAG GGTCTTGTGGTGCCTGTTATCCGTGATACAGAAGGAATGAACTTTGCTGACATTGAGAAGGGGATAAACAGCCTTGCAAAGAAGGCAACTGAGGGGGCATTGTCAATTGATGAGATGGCAGGGGGAACCTTCACAATCTCAAACGGTGGTGTCTATGGAAGTCTTATCAGCACACCTATCATCAACCCTCCACAG TCAGCAATTCTTGGAATGCATTCTATTGTCCAACGCCCTGTGGTTGTGGATGGCTCCATCCTTGCGAGGCCAATGATGTACCTTGCACTGACATATGACCATAGGCTGATAGATGGCAGAGAAGCTGTTCTGTTTCTGCGCCGCATCAAGGACGTGGTTGAAGATCCACGGAGGTTGCTCCTTGACATATAG